One window of Gemmatimonadaceae bacterium genomic DNA carries:
- a CDS encoding dihydrolipoamide acetyltransferase family protein has product MATKIFMEALSPTMEEGRLVKWNIPEGAAVKSGDVLAEVETDKAVMELVARGDGVLRKQLVAEGVTAPVGSLVGVIAGADEDIAALVAGAGAAPAAVAPAAAVPAAPAAAPAPAAVLAAAPAPAAPSAVAGAVSTKSSPLARRLARESGLDVGAIPGSGPGGRVIKRDIEAAMAGGASAISRPSSAVSAADYTDQPLTQIRKTIARRLGESIGPIPTFYLTAEFDLTRVVEMRAQAAALGEDFKVSVNDILLKAVATALAAHPEVNAHWLGDKIRYFNRVHLGMAVATDDGLIVPVIFDADRKGLREISVESRDLAKRARERKLTPEQYTGSTFSVSNLGMMQIDQFTAIINPPECGILAIGAIEDTPVVVDDAIAVRKRLRVTMSCDHRVIDGAVGARFLQTLRRMLENPLMLVF; this is encoded by the coding sequence ATGGCAACGAAGATCTTCATGGAAGCGCTCTCTCCCACCATGGAAGAGGGCCGCCTCGTCAAGTGGAACATTCCCGAGGGCGCCGCCGTGAAGTCGGGCGATGTCCTCGCCGAAGTCGAGACCGACAAGGCCGTGATGGAGCTCGTGGCGCGCGGCGACGGCGTGCTGCGCAAGCAGCTCGTGGCCGAGGGCGTCACGGCGCCCGTCGGATCGCTGGTGGGTGTCATTGCGGGTGCGGACGAGGACATAGCGGCGCTCGTGGCTGGCGCTGGCGCGGCACCTGCCGCGGTGGCTCCTGCCGCTGCGGTTCCTGCCGCGCCGGCCGCCGCCCCGGCGCCGGCCGCTGTCCTGGCCGCCGCTCCGGCTCCGGCGGCCCCCTCGGCCGTGGCGGGCGCCGTCAGCACCAAGAGTTCACCGCTCGCGCGGCGTCTCGCGCGCGAGAGCGGCCTCGACGTCGGCGCCATCCCCGGCTCCGGCCCCGGCGGCCGCGTCATCAAGCGCGACATCGAGGCGGCGATGGCCGGCGGCGCTTCCGCCATCAGCCGTCCGTCATCCGCCGTCTCCGCCGCCGACTACACCGATCAGCCGCTCACCCAGATCCGCAAGACCATCGCCAGGCGCCTCGGCGAAAGCATCGGCCCGATCCCGACGTTCTACCTGACCGCCGAGTTCGACCTGACCCGCGTTGTCGAGATGCGCGCGCAGGCCGCCGCGCTCGGCGAGGACTTCAAGGTGTCCGTCAACGACATCCTCCTGAAGGCCGTCGCCACGGCGCTCGCCGCGCACCCCGAGGTCAATGCGCACTGGCTTGGCGACAAGATTCGCTACTTCAACCGCGTGCACCTCGGCATGGCCGTGGCCACGGATGACGGACTCATCGTTCCGGTGATCTTCGACGCCGACCGGAAGGGACTGCGCGAGATCTCCGTCGAGTCGCGCGACCTCGCCAAGAGGGCGCGTGAGCGCAAGCTCACGCCCGAGCAGTACACCGGCTCGACCTTCTCGGTGTCCAACCTCGGGATGATGCAGATCGACCAGTTCACGGCGATCATCAACCCGCCCGAGTGCGGCATCCTCGCCATCGGCGCCATCGAGGACACGCCCGTGGTGGTGGACGACGCCATCGCGGTGCGCAAGCGCCTGCGCGTGACGATGAGCTGCGACCACCGCGTGATCGACGGCGCGGTGGGCGCGCGCTTCCTGCAGACGCTGCGGCGGATGCTGGAGAACCCGCTGATGCTGGTCTTCTAG
- a CDS encoding pyruvate dehydrogenase complex E1 component subunit beta: MPIITYREALNQALREEMARDDRVYIMGEEVGVYNGAYKVSKGLLEEFGENRVVDSPIAELGFAGIGVGSAMAGLRPVIEFMTWNFALLAIDQVVNSAAKMLYMSGGQFPVPIVFRGPNGAALQLGAQHSQAFESWLAHIPGIKVVVPGTPYDAKGLLKSAIRDDNPVVVLEGEMLYNTKGEVPDTEYLVPLGVADVKREGKDCSIITSGKMVLVAMQAADQLAKEDIHIDVVDLRTIRPMDVEAIYASVRKTQRAVVVEEGWEICGIGAQVVDFIQRDCFDHLDAPVLRVHQADVPMPYAKGLEKIAKPDVAKTIAAVKQVMYRT; the protein is encoded by the coding sequence ATGCCAATCATCACGTACCGCGAAGCCCTCAATCAGGCGCTGCGCGAAGAGATGGCCCGCGACGACCGCGTCTACATCATGGGCGAGGAAGTCGGCGTCTATAACGGGGCCTACAAGGTTTCCAAGGGACTGCTCGAGGAGTTCGGCGAGAACCGTGTCGTCGACAGCCCCATCGCCGAGCTCGGCTTCGCCGGCATCGGCGTCGGCTCCGCGATGGCCGGCCTGCGCCCCGTCATCGAGTTCATGACGTGGAACTTCGCCCTGTTGGCCATCGACCAGGTGGTCAACTCCGCCGCGAAGATGCTCTACATGTCGGGCGGCCAGTTTCCCGTCCCGATCGTCTTCCGCGGGCCCAATGGCGCAGCGCTGCAGCTCGGCGCGCAGCACTCGCAGGCCTTCGAGAGCTGGCTGGCGCACATCCCCGGCATCAAGGTCGTCGTCCCCGGCACGCCGTACGACGCCAAGGGACTCCTGAAGAGCGCCATTCGCGACGACAACCCGGTGGTGGTGCTCGAGGGCGAGATGCTCTACAACACCAAGGGCGAGGTGCCCGACACCGAGTACCTGGTTCCGCTCGGCGTGGCCGACGTCAAGCGCGAAGGCAAGGACTGCTCGATCATCACGAGCGGCAAGATGGTGCTGGTCGCCATGCAGGCGGCCGACCAGCTGGCAAAGGAGGACATCCACATCGACGTGGTGGACCTCCGCACCATTCGCCCCATGGACGTCGAGGCCATCTACGCGTCGGTGCGCAAGACGCAGCGCGCGGTGGTGGTCGAGGAAGGATGGGAGATCTGCGGCATTGGCGCGCAGGTGGTGGATTTCATCCAGCGCGACTGCTTTGATCACCTCGACGCGCCCGTGCTCCGCGTGCATCAGGCGGATGTCCCGATGCCGTACGCCAAGGGGCTCGAGAAGATCGCCAAGCCCGACGTCGCCAAGACCATCGCGGCAGTCAAGCAGGTGATGTACCGGACGTAG
- a CDS encoding DUF3108 domain-containing protein codes for MTRLRSAPAKARAAVGRAARAFAGALALLATPLSAQDGALPPSPAKVPWSIGERFGYDVRFGFIKAGSGEMAIMGIESVRGRPAWHGRFTVHGGYLALRVDDVLETWMDVSTLSSLRFAQDFKEIGRERQKTFEIFPERKAYLQLGKIEKPSVADPLDDGSFLYFIRTVPLVVGASYEFNRYFIPDRNPVRIRVLRRERVQVPAGTFDCIVLQPIINAKGIFSENGQAEVWLTDDERRIMVQMKSKLPFGSLNLYLRTMSVRPAPESSK; via the coding sequence GTGACGCGCTTGCGTTCCGCGCCAGCGAAGGCGCGCGCCGCGGTCGGCCGCGCGGCGCGCGCCTTCGCTGGCGCGCTCGCGCTGCTCGCCACGCCGCTCTCGGCCCAGGACGGCGCGCTGCCGCCCTCCCCCGCGAAGGTGCCGTGGAGCATCGGCGAACGCTTTGGCTACGATGTCCGCTTCGGCTTCATCAAGGCCGGCAGCGGCGAGATGGCCATCATGGGCATCGAGTCCGTGCGTGGCCGCCCGGCGTGGCACGGCCGCTTTACCGTGCACGGCGGCTACCTCGCGCTGCGCGTGGACGACGTCCTCGAGACGTGGATGGATGTCTCCACCCTGTCCTCGCTCCGCTTCGCGCAGGACTTCAAGGAGATCGGCCGCGAACGCCAGAAGACCTTCGAGATCTTTCCGGAGCGCAAGGCGTACCTGCAGCTCGGCAAGATCGAGAAGCCGTCGGTGGCCGATCCCCTCGACGACGGGTCGTTCCTCTACTTCATCCGCACAGTGCCGCTCGTCGTTGGCGCGTCGTACGAGTTCAATCGCTACTTCATCCCCGACCGCAACCCGGTGCGGATCCGCGTCCTGCGTCGCGAGCGCGTCCAGGTGCCGGCCGGCACGTTCGACTGCATCGTGCTGCAGCCCATCATCAATGCCAAGGGCATCTTCTCCGAGAACGGACAGGCGGAAGTCTGGCTGACCGACGACGAGCGGCGCATCATGGTGCAGATGAAGTCGAAGCTCCCGTTCGGATCGCTGAACCTCTATCTCCGCACGATGTCCGTCCGCCCCGCTCCGGAGTCCTCCAAGTGA
- a CDS encoding class I SAM-dependent methyltransferase, protein MWNERYSAPGYAYGTEPNDFLAGSAAQIPRGRVLSLGDGEGRNGVFLATLGQAVTSVDASPVGLAKAHALAETRGVVIETITADLAEFVITPDAWEGIVSIFCHLPPSLRQRVHAQVVRGLVPGGVFVLEAYTPAQLALGTGGPSDPQMMPTLALLRDELAGLEMLHAVETERPVREGVFHDGRSAVVQVVARRPR, encoded by the coding sequence ATGTGGAACGAACGGTACAGCGCTCCGGGCTATGCGTACGGCACCGAGCCCAACGACTTCCTCGCCGGGAGCGCCGCGCAGATTCCGCGCGGTCGCGTCCTCTCGCTGGGCGACGGAGAAGGACGCAACGGGGTCTTTCTCGCGACGCTCGGGCAGGCGGTGACGTCGGTCGACGCGTCACCCGTGGGGCTTGCCAAGGCGCATGCGCTGGCCGAGACCCGTGGGGTGGTCATCGAGACCATCACCGCGGATCTCGCGGAGTTCGTCATCACGCCCGACGCGTGGGAGGGGATCGTTTCGATCTTCTGCCACCTGCCACCATCGCTGAGGCAGCGCGTGCACGCGCAGGTGGTGCGCGGGCTCGTGCCGGGGGGCGTCTTCGTGCTGGAGGCGTACACCCCGGCGCAGCTGGCGCTGGGGACCGGTGGTCCGTCGGATCCGCAGATGATGCCCACCCTCGCGTTGCTGCGCGACGAGCTCGCGGGCCTTGAAATGCTGCATGCCGTGGAGACCGAACGGCCCGTGCGCGAGGGGGTGTTTCACGACGGGCGCAGTGCGGTGGTGCAGGTCGTGGCGCGTCGGCCACGCTAG
- the lipA gene encoding lipoyl synthase, with the protein MSEHLYQIMGRHRAEPLPDRKPSWLKVKAPGGGNYLHLKTLMRDLKLNTVCEEAHCPNVGECWQHGTATFMILGDVCTRNCAYCAVAHGRPPKFDPAEPSRVAEAARKMNLRHVVLTSVDRDDLPDFGAWAFAETVRQIKADNPSTSVEVLVPDFQGNEDSIRTVLEAGPDIYNHNTETVPRLYKKARPGGRYERVMEIFRTSKRLAPDIPTKTGVIVGMGETNEEIVEVMKDLRRVDVDILTIGQYLRPSNDHIELDRYVTPAEFRWFYDQGMALGFRHVESAPLVRSSYHAWEQVQAAGV; encoded by the coding sequence ATGAGCGAGCATCTGTACCAGATCATGGGCCGGCATCGGGCCGAACCACTCCCCGATCGGAAGCCGTCCTGGCTGAAAGTGAAGGCGCCGGGTGGAGGCAACTACCTCCATCTGAAGACCCTCATGCGCGACCTCAAGCTCAACACGGTCTGCGAGGAGGCTCATTGCCCGAATGTCGGCGAGTGCTGGCAGCACGGCACGGCCACCTTCATGATCCTCGGCGACGTCTGCACGCGGAACTGCGCCTACTGCGCCGTGGCCCATGGCCGACCGCCGAAGTTTGACCCCGCCGAGCCGTCGCGCGTGGCGGAGGCGGCCCGCAAGATGAACCTTCGGCACGTCGTGCTCACCTCCGTGGACCGCGACGATCTCCCCGATTTCGGGGCGTGGGCCTTCGCCGAGACCGTCCGCCAGATCAAGGCCGACAACCCGTCCACCTCGGTGGAAGTGCTCGTCCCGGATTTTCAGGGCAACGAAGATTCCATCCGCACCGTTCTCGAGGCGGGGCCGGACATCTACAACCACAACACCGAGACGGTGCCGCGCCTCTACAAGAAGGCGCGCCCGGGCGGCCGTTACGAGCGCGTGATGGAGATCTTCCGCACCTCCAAGCGCCTCGCGCCGGACATTCCCACCAAGACGGGCGTCATCGTCGGCATGGGTGAGACCAACGAGGAGATCGTCGAGGTCATGAAGGACCTGCGGCGCGTCGACGTCGACATCCTCACCATCGGGCAGTATCTGCGCCCCTCCAACGACCACATCGAGCTCGACCGCTACGTCACCCCCGCCGAGTTCCGCTGGTTCTACGACCAGGGGATGGCGCTCGGCTTCCGGCACGTCGAATCGGCCCCGCTGGTCCGCTCCAGCTATCACGCCTGGGAGCAGGTCCAGGCGGCCGGCGTCTGA
- a CDS encoding gamma-glutamyl-gamma-aminobutyrate hydrolase family protein gives MPSRLVALSSSSKPAAAEGQYARVGVNEAYVRAIQSVGLVPLIVPPSLSPDAAASVVAQVAGVVLSGGEDVDPACYGVERHPLTQDAHAGRDATEIALVHAARRAKRPVLGICRGLQLFNIALGGTLVQDLASERPSDIVHPREAARTQRVHAVEIVEGTRLARATGARRIDVNTLHHQAVDRLASGLRVTALATDGVIEACETTDDWWVIAVQWHPEELIDDQAPWDRAIFEAFATACATDGATA, from the coding sequence ATGCCGTCACGCCTCGTCGCCCTGTCTTCCTCCTCCAAACCGGCCGCTGCCGAAGGGCAGTACGCGCGGGTCGGCGTCAACGAAGCCTACGTGCGGGCCATCCAATCCGTCGGCCTTGTCCCGCTGATCGTTCCGCCGTCGCTCTCGCCGGACGCGGCGGCGTCAGTCGTCGCCCAGGTGGCGGGGGTGGTGCTGTCGGGCGGAGAGGACGTCGATCCCGCCTGCTACGGCGTTGAACGGCATCCGCTGACGCAGGACGCACACGCCGGCCGCGACGCCACGGAGATCGCGCTCGTCCACGCCGCGCGCCGCGCGAAGCGCCCGGTCCTTGGCATCTGCCGCGGCCTCCAGCTGTTCAACATCGCCCTCGGCGGCACGCTGGTGCAGGATCTGGCGTCGGAACGGCCGAGTGACATCGTGCACCCCCGCGAAGCGGCGCGCACGCAGCGGGTGCATGCCGTCGAGATCGTCGAGGGAACGCGGCTCGCGCGCGCCACGGGGGCGCGGCGAATCGACGTCAACACGCTCCACCATCAGGCGGTGGACCGCCTGGCCTCGGGCTTGCGAGTCACGGCCCTGGCCACCGACGGCGTGATAGAGGCTTGCGAAACGACCGACGACTGGTGGGTCATCGCCGTGCAATGGCATCCGGAGGAACTGATCGATGATCAGGCTCCGTGGGATCGTGCCATCTTCGAGGCCTTTGCGACGGCCTGCGCGACGGACGGGGCGACAGCTTAG
- a CDS encoding glycosyltransferase family 2 protein has protein sequence MLYICIPSRNEAPTIGVLLWRIRKVFREFSREYEILVYDDASTDETSAVLEPYHTVLPLTVIRGERQVGYARAVDALFRAAGQRTRYPRRDAVVLMQGDFTDQPEQLPELIKRFEGGADVVVAESAAVPTAPTAVRKLATWARRVAKLWPVRAHLSIGGVADPFGTYRVFRITVVRDVVRAAGEAPVTEGPVRVANLELLRRAAALARRVEAVSVEPRYDLRPRATRVQLWPDLKAILRAGWAARKRRAVAAA, from the coding sequence GTGCTCTACATCTGCATCCCGTCCCGCAACGAGGCGCCCACCATTGGCGTCCTGCTGTGGCGCATCCGGAAGGTCTTCCGGGAGTTCTCGCGCGAGTACGAGATCCTCGTCTACGACGACGCGAGCACGGATGAGACGTCGGCGGTGCTCGAGCCCTACCACACGGTGCTCCCCCTCACGGTCATCCGCGGCGAACGGCAGGTGGGCTACGCCCGCGCCGTGGATGCGCTCTTCCGGGCCGCAGGCCAGCGGACACGCTACCCGCGACGCGATGCCGTGGTGCTGATGCAGGGCGACTTCACCGACCAGCCCGAGCAGTTGCCCGAGCTGATCAAGCGCTTCGAGGGCGGCGCCGACGTGGTCGTCGCCGAGTCGGCCGCGGTGCCGACCGCACCAACGGCCGTGCGCAAGCTCGCCACATGGGCGCGTCGCGTCGCGAAGCTCTGGCCGGTGCGCGCGCATCTCAGCATCGGCGGCGTGGCCGACCCGTTCGGCACCTATCGCGTCTTCCGCATCACCGTCGTGCGCGACGTGGTGCGCGCCGCCGGCGAGGCGCCGGTGACCGAGGGGCCGGTCCGCGTCGCGAACCTCGAGCTGCTGCGGCGCGCGGCGGCGCTTGCGCGCCGGGTCGAAGCGGTGTCCGTGGAGCCACGCTACGATCTCCGGCCGCGCGCAACGCGTGTGCAGCTCTGGCCGGACCTCAAGGCAATCCTTCGCGCCGGCTGGGCGGCCCGGAAGCGGCGCGCCGTCGCCGCGGCGTGA
- a CDS encoding glycosyltransferase family 4 protein — protein MRILHLDSGRHWRGGQRQVFLLAAAQRERGLEPLVVAAPHSPLAGRLKTQGIASAAVAMRADFDLIAMRRVRRLVSRWRPDVVHAHDARAHAIALGATIGVDVPLLVTRRVPFVPRGRVKYGRRVTHFIAISQAVARALQEGGVDANRCTVVYSGVPTPTVSHPRDWRREAGWPADVLICGVVGAMTAEKGVAQLHQIAQRLTPDVRNRLRLVLLGGSAVGADTFGGIAAYRAGFVDAIHNAMAGLDMLWHPSGAEGLGTAVIDAMALGVPPVAFATGGLAELVEPGQSGLLAPSGDVAAFANEVVRLTTDDALRRALAAGGRQRAAQFGVARMVDGTAAVYDTLLAARALRLAQTTG, from the coding sequence GTGCGCATTCTTCATCTGGACAGCGGCCGCCACTGGCGCGGCGGCCAGCGGCAGGTCTTCCTGCTCGCCGCGGCGCAGCGGGAGCGCGGTCTCGAGCCGCTCGTCGTCGCCGCGCCGCATTCACCGCTGGCCGGCCGGCTGAAGACCCAGGGCATCGCGAGCGCCGCCGTCGCGATGCGCGCCGATTTTGACCTCATCGCCATGCGCCGCGTGCGCCGGCTCGTCTCGCGCTGGCGCCCTGACGTCGTCCACGCGCACGATGCACGGGCGCACGCCATCGCGCTCGGCGCGACCATCGGCGTGGACGTGCCGCTGCTCGTCACGCGACGGGTCCCCTTCGTCCCCCGCGGGCGCGTCAAGTACGGACGGCGCGTGACGCACTTCATCGCCATCAGCCAGGCCGTGGCGCGAGCGCTGCAGGAAGGAGGCGTCGACGCGAATCGCTGCACCGTCGTCTACTCCGGCGTCCCCACACCGACGGTTAGCCATCCGCGAGACTGGCGGCGCGAAGCGGGATGGCCCGCGGACGTGCTCATCTGCGGTGTCGTCGGCGCGATGACTGCAGAGAAGGGCGTGGCTCAACTCCACCAGATCGCGCAGCGCCTCACCCCGGACGTTCGCAATCGCCTCCGGCTGGTCCTGCTCGGCGGCTCGGCCGTGGGTGCCGACACGTTCGGCGGCATCGCCGCCTATCGCGCCGGATTCGTGGACGCCATTCACAACGCCATGGCGGGGCTCGACATGCTCTGGCACCCCTCGGGTGCCGAGGGCCTCGGCACTGCCGTGATTGACGCGATGGCGCTCGGCGTCCCGCCGGTGGCGTTCGCGACGGGTGGGTTGGCCGAGCTCGTGGAACCCGGCCAATCCGGACTGCTCGCGCCGTCGGGTGACGTCGCGGCGTTTGCGAACGAAGTCGTTCGCCTGACCACCGATGACGCTCTGCGGCGCGCGTTGGCCGCCGGCGGCCGCCAGCGCGCGGCTCAATTTGGCGTCGCGCGCATGGTCGACGGCACGGCCGCGGTGTATGACACCCTATTGGCGGCCCGCGCCCTCCGCCTGGCGCAGACCACCGGGTAG
- the pdhA gene encoding pyruvate dehydrogenase (acetyl-transferring) E1 component subunit alpha, giving the protein MATKKKTAAKGAPCAVRTAGDPALDRELLHSMLLQRRFEEKTGEAYALGKIGGFCHLYIGQEAVSTGIIGQLRPDDYVIGTYRDHGQALARGVTPRAVMAELFGRIDGCSHGKGGSMHLFDRQTNFLGGHGIVGSHVPIAAGVGFAIKYRGGDQVCVCFMGDSVVNIGAFHEALNMAALWKLPVLFVIENNRYGMGTSVERAAAVDDLSKRADGYTGMDGIVIDGMDVHAVREAACKAIERARTESRPSLLEVRTYRYRGHSMSDAVSGTYRSKDELDEYQAYDPVFSLRDAMVLASTLTVAEWEAMEAEITHIVQDAWDFADASPEPPPAALYEDVLVDTTS; this is encoded by the coding sequence ATGGCAACCAAGAAGAAGACTGCCGCCAAGGGCGCGCCGTGCGCGGTTCGCACCGCCGGCGATCCGGCGCTCGACCGTGAACTGCTGCACTCGATGCTCCTCCAGCGCCGCTTCGAGGAGAAGACGGGAGAGGCGTACGCCCTCGGCAAGATCGGCGGCTTCTGCCACCTCTACATCGGGCAGGAAGCCGTCTCCACCGGCATCATCGGACAGCTGCGCCCCGATGATTACGTGATCGGCACGTACCGCGACCACGGCCAGGCGCTCGCGCGCGGCGTCACCCCGCGCGCGGTCATGGCCGAGCTGTTCGGCCGCATCGACGGCTGCTCGCACGGCAAGGGCGGCTCGATGCACCTGTTCGACCGCCAGACGAACTTCCTCGGCGGGCACGGCATCGTCGGCTCGCACGTGCCGATCGCCGCCGGTGTCGGCTTCGCCATCAAGTACCGCGGCGGCGACCAGGTCTGCGTCTGCTTCATGGGCGACTCGGTGGTGAACATCGGCGCGTTCCACGAAGCGCTCAACATGGCCGCGCTGTGGAAGCTCCCCGTGCTCTTCGTCATCGAGAACAACCGGTACGGCATGGGCACCTCCGTCGAGCGCGCGGCGGCCGTCGACGACCTGTCCAAGCGCGCCGACGGCTACACGGGCATGGACGGCATCGTCATCGACGGCATGGATGTGCACGCCGTCCGCGAAGCGGCCTGCAAGGCGATCGAGCGCGCGCGCACCGAGTCGCGCCCGTCGCTGCTCGAAGTGCGCACGTACCGGTATCGGGGACACTCGATGTCCGACGCGGTGAGCGGCACGTACCGCAGCAAGGACGAGCTGGACGAGTACCAGGCGTACGATCCGGTCTTCTCCCTGCGCGACGCGATGGTGCTGGCCAGCACGCTGACCGTGGCCGAGTGGGAGGCGATGGAGGCGGAGATCACCCACATCGTGCAGGACGCGTGGGACTTCGCGGACGCCAGCCCGGAGCCGCCGCCGGCGGCGCTGTACGAGGACGTCCTCGTGGACACGACGAGCTGA
- a CDS encoding peptide MFS transporter, whose amino-acid sequence MSGGADTNRDGTVLPEFKQLMGHPQPLWMLFMSEFWERFAFYGIRWALVLYIVAQFHGGSPTGQAEANLTYGSYLALVYAVAIFGGYVADKVIGYQRSILTGAVFMATGLFLITLPDPTIFKLGLSTIVVGNGLFKPNISTIVGKCYSQGDERRDSGFTIFYMGINAGAFLSPLLTSWLAENMFGTDAMPAYKVVFLTAGIGMLISLVWFYIGRRQLQGIGAPTADQQNRMRVIYVAIGAALCVPVVYMLLAVGGKNLQWVLTAMFLGLSAMLLLEGIREGAVARDKTIAMLLIFVFNIMFWMFFEQAGSSFTFLADQIVNRQFGSWTFPTGWFQSVNAVAIILFAPIVAWVWVALAKVNANPSIPRKFGLGLIFNGLAFLLLMYALSSLLGADNKIPFWTLVAVYLIQSIGELCLSPIGLSMVTKLAPVKLVGLGMGGWFLSTGIGNNLSGIFASEVSGATGMTTASALSGYTFGFWALSIAGLILLVAAPKVQKLMHGVK is encoded by the coding sequence ATGAGTGGTGGAGCCGATACGAACCGGGACGGCACGGTCCTCCCGGAGTTCAAGCAGCTGATGGGCCATCCGCAGCCCCTGTGGATGCTCTTCATGTCGGAGTTCTGGGAACGCTTCGCGTTCTACGGCATTCGCTGGGCGCTGGTGCTGTATATCGTGGCCCAGTTCCACGGCGGCTCGCCCACGGGGCAGGCCGAGGCGAACCTGACCTACGGGTCCTACCTCGCGCTCGTGTATGCGGTGGCCATCTTCGGCGGCTACGTCGCGGACAAGGTGATCGGCTACCAGCGTTCGATCCTGACGGGGGCCGTCTTCATGGCGACGGGCCTGTTCCTGATCACGCTGCCCGACCCGACGATCTTCAAGCTCGGCCTCTCCACCATCGTGGTCGGCAACGGGCTGTTCAAGCCGAACATCTCGACGATCGTCGGCAAGTGCTATTCGCAGGGCGACGAGCGCCGCGATTCGGGCTTCACGATCTTCTACATGGGCATCAACGCCGGCGCGTTCCTCTCGCCGCTGCTCACGAGCTGGCTGGCCGAGAACATGTTCGGCACCGACGCGATGCCCGCGTACAAGGTGGTCTTCCTGACGGCCGGCATCGGCATGCTGATCTCGCTGGTCTGGTTCTACATCGGCCGGCGCCAGCTGCAGGGGATCGGCGCGCCGACGGCGGACCAGCAGAACCGGATGCGCGTGATCTACGTGGCCATCGGCGCGGCGCTGTGCGTGCCGGTCGTCTACATGCTGCTCGCCGTGGGCGGCAAGAACCTGCAGTGGGTGCTCACCGCGATGTTCCTGGGTCTCTCGGCGATGCTGCTGCTCGAGGGGATCCGTGAAGGCGCGGTGGCGCGCGACAAGACCATCGCGATGCTGCTGATCTTCGTCTTCAACATCATGTTCTGGATGTTCTTCGAGCAGGCCGGCAGCTCGTTCACGTTCCTGGCCGACCAGATCGTGAACCGCCAGTTCGGCTCGTGGACGTTCCCGACCGGCTGGTTCCAGAGCGTGAACGCGGTGGCGATCATCCTGTTCGCGCCGATCGTCGCGTGGGTCTGGGTGGCGCTCGCGAAGGTGAATGCCAATCCGTCGATCCCGCGGAAGTTCGGCCTCGGCCTGATCTTCAACGGCCTCGCGTTCCTGCTGCTGATGTATGCGCTGTCGAGCCTGCTGGGCGCCGACAACAAGATTCCATTCTGGACGCTGGTCGCGGTCTACCTGATCCAGTCGATCGGCGAGCTCTGCCTGTCGCCCATCGGGCTGTCGATGGTCACCAAGCTGGCGCCGGTGAAGCTGGTCGGCCTCGGCATGGGCGGCTGGTTCCTCTCGACGGGCATCGGCAACAACCTGTCGGGCATCTTCGCCAGCGAAGTCAGCGGCGCGACCGGGATGACGACGGCCTCCGCGCTCAGCGGCTACACGTTCGGCTTCTGGGCGCTGTCGATTGCGGGATTGATCCTGCTCGTGGCGGCGCCGAAGGTGCA